A region from the Triticum aestivum cultivar Chinese Spring chromosome 3D, IWGSC CS RefSeq v2.1, whole genome shotgun sequence genome encodes:
- the LOC123077693 gene encoding vegetative cell wall protein gp1: MCRTSLRCGAPLPAPPYPVMPPTTTSLPVPRPTSLPTFSGAAHTLPTFSVGAASLLHYAAPSRGAGLPPSCATPLSSSRRRASPLPHRRAAPLPRGATSLLAASLPPRAAAPVTPPPPTDPVDPRDHRRDGAPPTPPSRRILAPSNRAEPGTHGSSRASCLRPSSLLDPGRILLRRRAPSPAAPPHPDPVNLQPVPTITRSLELAGGSSPGPSSSRQRARSRGEDIPCFPASSTNHGNVCGG, translated from the coding sequence ATGTGCCGCACCTCCCTCCGATGCGGCGCGCCCCTACCTGCCCCACCTTATCCGGTGATGCCGCCCACCACCACCTCCCTCCCCGTGCCACGCCCCACCTCCCTACCCACCTTCTCCGGCGCGGCGCATACCCTGCCCACCTTCTCAGTTGGCGCCGCCTCCCTTCTCCACTACGCCGCCCCATCCCGCGGCGCCGGGCTCCCCCCCTCCTGCGCCACGCCgctttcctcctcgcgccgccgcgccAGCCCCCTCCCGCACCGCCGGGCCGCCCCGCTCCCGCGCGGCGCCACTTCCCTCCTCGCCGCCTCcctcccgccgcgcgccgccgcaccAGTTACACCACCGCCCCCGACGGATCCCGTCGACCCCAGAGACCACCGGCGTGATGGAGCCCCCCCAACCCCACCGTCCCGACGGATCCTTGCGCCCTCGAATCGGGCCGAGCCTGGCACCCACGGATCCAGCCGAGCCTCGTGTCTCCGGCCATCTTCCTTGCTGGATCCAGGGAGGATCCTGCTGCGCCGTCGCGCCCCTTCCCCTGCTGCGCCGCCGCACCCGGATCCAGTCAACCTCCAGCCGGTGCCCACCATCACGCGCAGCCTGGAGTTGGCGGGCGGATCCAGCCCCGGTCCATCGTCCTCGCGGCAGAGAGCTAGATCGAGGGGAGAAGACATCCCATGTTTTCCAGCGTCCTCCACCAACCACGGCAACGTGTGCGGCGGCTGA